The Pyrus communis chromosome 12, drPyrComm1.1, whole genome shotgun sequence genomic sequence GTTTCAAATCGGAGTTTCCCATTTTTGACAAGGTAGATCCAGAAACAATAGATTATGTTTGATTGTATCTATTTTCCAGCAGCTCATTTTTGTAATAAGATTATGAGCGGGTGGTTGAAGATCTctgtgtttacaaatttgagtTCCAACTTTcaaggctttcaaatttgaTACATTTAGGCTACTGAAACTTTAATAGttgaagtgaaaaaaaaaactatctaaTGAGTAATGAGTGCTTATTTTAATTCTATTTGAACTCCTGCAAATTAGAACTTTCACATGCGTTATTCCACACAGATATTTCAACTGCATCTAAGAGCTAGGACGGTTTTGCAGTAATGTTAGATCTTTCTTTCTAAATCCGCCCTTGTTGTTGTGTTAGATTGAAGTAAACGGAGATAATACTGCTCCAGTAtacaagttcttgaaggaaggCAAGTGGGGATTCTTTGGAGACGATATTCAGTGGAACTTTACCAAGTTTCTAGTTGACAAAGAAGGCAAAGCGTCTCACCGCTATTACCCAACCACTCCCCCCCTTAGCATTGAGGTCTGTTTCTCGAATGTAATCATGTTATGCTGCCTCTGTTGTTTACTGTGATTAATCATCTTGCTCTGTAGATTTGTCAATTTTTCTGGCCTTCTGACATTATACATTTTCCGCAGCATGACATCAAGACGCTGTTGGGAGTCGCATAAGTTGCTGAGATGTGAAGATTTCAACATATGCTTGCCTTTTGTGTATCAAACTGGAATAAAAAGTTCAAGCTTGCttttgtgtatgtttatcatATCAGTGTGATTTCAAGACTTGTTAAGGATGGAGGCATGGTGTTAATTTCAAAACATTAAGCAGTTGCAGTCCCTGTTTGTTTTTTAAACTTGATTAAACCATTTATGTTCCTTGTGGGATGATGAAAATTAACCAAGATTCAAAGATCTTTCCTAATCTGGATGTTGGTTATTTTGATCACAGATTGCATTCTCTGAGCATGTATGAAAGGCTTAGCTGTCTATTTCTCCGGAGATATATCCCCGTGTTCTATAACACTCATCAGGTGACTTCCTATCAAGATGAGTGCTATAAAAACATAGGGATATATATGAAAGATAATCTAATATGTTTATAGAACTCAACTCAATTAATGAGTGAGCCGATTGCATTGATATTTATATGAGTAGAACTGATATGCGTGTAGAATTAGGTTACAAATAAATAGCAGCATGTGATCTAAATATAAAACAGAATAAAGATTGAACCTGATCTGCAGCAGCCGCATGGTCTGAGGAATCCGTATTGGGACAGGACTGTAGTTGTGCAGGTGGTATTACAGTCGGTTTATCACTCCCCGCCAACTGAGCGGTCAACAACAGATTCAGAGTCGCCGTGCGATTTCTTAAGGCATCGAGAAGAAATTTAGGCGGAGGAGTTAACGTTCCACCTAcaattttggtgaggttgtagcAGTGAAATATCAGAGTGAACAGAGCACTCTAAGTAAGGTAATTGGTAGTAGTAAGCTTGATCGAAACAAGAGATCCAATATTTTGGATTGTGATTGAAGAAATTAAGGAATTAGGGGAAGAATTCATGATGTGAGGAGAATGAATTTAAGAATCGGACTCAAATGAGGGAGAAGCAAAGGTCGTCATTGATGCGAGCTAGGGTTTGCAGAGAGATTGACAAACACTAGAGAATTGTCATCGTGAAGAAGACGAAGATTCAAAGAGGAAGGAGGGAAATGTTTTTCAAATCGGGTCGTGAGACAAAAGCGGGTGATACCATATTGAGGAAATATCTTTTAATTGATAACAAATAATAAGCTTACACTTGGTATTTATACAATGGCATAGCACACACACTTGTGTTGCCAACTCATCCTAACTACCGTAACAAACTTAGCCTAACTAATCACACCACTATCAACAAATTACAACATAATTAATCAAGACTAAGTTTTATCTTTTACAAGAGAATTGCCCTTAATAGTAGGCTCGGCTGGAATACTAGGAGGCTGGAGTGGTACAACTGGCTGTGTGGAGGATGTAGGTGTCGGAATGGGTTGCATGGTTGGCCCAATGGCAAGGATGGGATCCATCCATGAGGAGAACGGCAAGGATGAAATAAAAATGGATTCTTGATAGGAAAACCTGTTCTCATCAAACACAACAtattgagaaagaaaaacacaTCCCGTAGAGGGATCCAAACACCTATAACCATGATGATTTAATGAATATCCTAAGAAAACACAACGTTTATAACGAAATTGcaacttattattattatatggaTGCAAATAAGGATAACATGCACACCCAAAAACCTTAAAAAACCAACATTGAGGGGgtttaagaaataatttttcatatagagaaatatGTTGTAAAATACGAGTGGCCAACCTATTAATTATATAGTTGGAAGTGTGAAACGCTTCTGCCCAATAGGAAGTAGGCAAACTGGATTGAGCTAAGAGAGTAAGACCAGTTTTCAACTAAGTGTCTATGTTTACGTTCAACTAAACCATTTTGTTTAGGATGATGGGACATGTAAGACAATGGTAAATACCATGTTCATCaagaaatttttgaaaaattgcGATTAACAAATTCCCCACCACCATCTATTTGAAAAGCCTTAATCTTAACATTGAACATATTTTCAACCAAGTTTTTAAAGGTAACAAGGGTGAAAAAACCATCGGACTTTAAACACATATAAAACCAAGTATAACAAgagaaatcatccacaaaaacCACATAATACTTAAAACCAGAAGCAGACAGTGATGGTGATGACCAAACATTAGAATGAACTAATTCCAAAGGAGAAGAAGACATAGGAGGGGATAAAGAAAATGGTAATTTATGACAGACAGGACAAAATTCACAAAAGTTACACATTCACCTAAGAAAGCAAAAACACCAtgagatggttttttttttttggttttttttgggggggtggggtgggggtgggTGGGAGAGGAGAGCATGGGTAGAATCCATTGTTACTCCAGCCTTGTCAAAGGGTCTTCCTCGTCGTGAATCCTGCACATGACAAAATTTGGGATGTAAGGTAAagaaacaattattattatcgGAAAATCGATTTAAAGAAATGACATTAGTAGAGGCTTGAGGGCAATAGAGAGTGTTAGCCAAACAAAAAGAAGCATATTTAGTTTGAAGATAAGAGTCACCAATTTTGGATATTTGCAAACCTGGACCACCAAGTGATGAGTctatattataccatatattttaccctattcttagttatagttttttggttattttggtagaattttgatactttgttatatattttcaatgtaggacttTCGAATTCCTCTAGAACAAAAAGTATTCAAAcgaatgaattttggagtgattctaattggaTGTTCATGAGTCTTTCAACatgattgtgtcaaaattccaaaatttttcCAAGCCGTTTGATTGTGACGATGAAATAAAGACCCAGCGCGCAGCTTTCCTAGATTGACGTTtttggacgttttgggtattttggaggtcaagacagaatattttgaggaagattccttctgaggatttgtaggggacgtcttcATCTTTaaaaagagaccttttgggatgaaattggagttgatttgattggtcaaaagtctgattttctgagaagtccgaatttcaattcaaataggaaaccttttatttcctagttatcttattctattatttttcctagtttttagaagaccttttctatgagggttttaatttagagtagtataaataagcctttttagccattagggttcttTACGCGACATTGAGAGGAACGTACACATCAATTTGGAGAACTTAGCTAGGCTTTGACGTTTTTTAAtctacaaggtgttttctatttcaataaaattccttttgttttatggttgttcgtAACTGATTTCCGTTTGCTAGGGtgatgccttgagccttagcataaatatgtagtttttatttaattgtttatcatattatgcatgcatgcttcaaattattaatcactgtgctttaaactgtttttgtgtcttaatgATTCGCGACCATTAAGATGTTTAGATAAGCAATCGGATGTAATTCGGTCAGAATACCACCGGGGAATatagtattgcttcttgtgctTGATAGTTATAATTTCACCTAGgatgaataccacgtcttaggggttgcatggtttttcaaagggttttcacaaagcgtaatgagtcatgcatgtttatatttgatctgaatatcatagacggattgcatgtttgatatacattTTAGCTTGAATAccacaagtagaatatgcattaggaacacctaaccttcaaaattgcatgggtaattcataagtaattagtaAATCTACATAGAATTGTTAAGGGGATGGTggaaccctaggcttttacaatttggttttcaaaacgttttcttttgttttctttactttgctaatttctttaattgttttaatttaaaattcatttttaatattttaggtcataaaatcaacctcttccaaactttgttttcaaataattaattaagatttggtatttacataaattattcaatcaattTCTGCGAAAAACGACCTTGCTTGAGctgtttatactacaactaccttgttctcttgcaagtatttttaaatgtttttatccatacttttgcaggtggtaaaaatcctatcaccaTGCACACCACGGATTTGGTCAGTTCCATGATCCTCACGAGGATTTTGGAGTTGTGCCACGTCATTGGTTATGTGAAAGTTCACACCAAAATCAAAGAGCCATTGTTGAATAGAAGGTGCAGCGGCAGATCCACGAGAAGAGGGGGCAGCCGCATATGCTTGAAGATGAGACGAATGAACCCTTCCTTCATATAACATATTGAGGCGGTTGAAGTAGTCAATAGCCGAGTGACCAAAATGTTGACAAATCAGACATTGGATGCATCCAGAAGAGGAAAAACTTATTGATTGAAATGTAGAACCGTTAGGTGCAGGGGCCGGACCAAGGATACCATTAGAAGATGATGAAAGGCTATGAGAAAGGGCTTCAGACGAAGAGGAGGCCTGCGAGAAACTAGTGTCTGGGGTGAAGTTACAAGAGACGCCACCCCCACGTGAGTAACCACCACCGTAACCGCCACGTTACCGACCACCACGGCCATGGAAACCACCACAACCAACATGGACAGCAACAAATGGAGAAGGGCCGACATCCGCGGGAAGAGAAAAAGTGTTGTGATGTTGTTACGCACTTAATAATAAAGCTTCCAAAGTGTTATAGGTGATAGCGATGTCTTGGGCTTATGCAAAGGAAACAGTAGTCTCATATTGTTGACCAACCTTGCTCATAATAATGACGACTAAATCAAATTCTGAAACGAGAGCACCATAGAGTGCAAGATTATTGGCGATGTGATAAACCACTTTTGAAAGGCGCAATTCCCACCACAACAATCAAAGCAGATAACTATGGAATCAGTCAACAAGAAGAAGGCTCGACTTAATCTGATCCTTAAACTATTTGAATATTTTTGAATTCAAACAGATTATATGTTAATATcttgtttttgtattttctgtaattatcttttggtttgttttgaagagTTTGTTCTTCACTCAAACTCCACTTGTAAAGATCTATATAAATAGGAAATCAATACAAGCTCAGTATCGTGTGTAATTCTTTTATGGTATCACCCTTTTCCTGTCTCATGACAACctttcttttcaatttccaTGGCTTCTTTCGCTGCTCTTACCAATGTTTCTGCTTTGCTTCCTCTAAAACTTGATCATCATAATTATCCTTTGTGGTGCTCACAAGTTGTCCCGTTACTCCACAGTCAAGTCTCATGCCATTTGTGGATGGCACCTTTCAAtgtccctctctctttctcctggATGACAAAGGTCATCTCACAGACACCATCAATCCCCTCTTCAAACCATGGATCCAGCAAAACCAGATGGTTCTTTCTTGGCTTACCAGTTCTCTTACTCCTCCTATTATGCATGTTGTCATCAAATGCATAAGTGTTGTCAAGGCCTGGAAAGCTTTGCAGGAAAGGTATGcaccttcttctcataaccgAGTTATTCAACTTCGTGGGGAACTTCTCAATCTTCGTCTCAATGATCTTCATATTGCTGATTTTTTGGATAAAATTAATACTTTGGCTGATCAATTAGCTTTATCTGGTTCTCATATGGCTGACACTGATTTAATTGCTACACTAATGAATAATGTTGGCCCCTTGTATGAGAACATTTTGGCATCCATCCAATCCTGAGAAACATCTATCTTTTATGCAGTGTTGGAAGCACTGTTGCTTAGTGCTGAAACTTGCCATCTGACCTTCACCTTGTCTGGCGACACACATGTTCCTGCCATAACTGCCATGGTTGTTCATCGTGGATGCAAGATCACTGCATCTGGTGGCTTTGTACGCGGTGGAGGCCGTCTTGGTGCTCCTCACGGTGGTCCGCCCAATCCAACTTACCCTAATGCTCCTGCTGGTTCTCATCAAGGCTGCCCTAATGAAGGTCTTCTTGGTGCAGGTCCTTTCTCTAATCACCCACCCCTTAAATGCCAAATCTGTTGTAGAAATGGGCATTCTGCGATTGACTGCTACAACAGAATGAATACTTCATATGAGGGCCATGTTCCTAGTGATCGTCTCACAGCTCTTGCTGCCCCAATCTAGTCGTGTACCCTCAGCTCCCACTGCTCCCACCAGTTGGCTTCTGTACTTCGGAGCCAACACCCACATCATCAATGATCTTGGACAACTTACAAACGTGCAGGAGTACATGGGCACTAATCATGTTAATGGCGTTAATGGTGGTCAAGGTTTGAATTTCCAAAATAAGAACCTCTTACATTCACTCTCCAACTTGTTCTTATACCCTTTCTAATACCTTATATTGCCTTGATGCTTCCTAAAATATCTTATCTATTAACCAATATTCATCTGATAATGATTGTTTCTTTGTCATTTACCTTAATTTTTTCCGTGTTCAGGATATCCGCTCGGAGGGGATCCTTTTATCAGGCCAGAGTAACACTGGTGTTTATCCATATTCAAGTTTCAATTCAAATAAAACACATGGACTGTTTACGTGCATGGGCGTTTGAGTCGATGATCATGTTTGGCAATCTAGACTTGGTCATCCATCCACATTTATTTTAAAGCATTTAGTGTCAACTAGTAAAGTGCCTCTTACTAGGCACCATTTCAATTTTGTATGCCATTCATGCCCTCTAGGCAAAAGCAAGAAATTGCCATTTTCATTATCAAcatcaatttcaaattt encodes the following:
- the LOC137710054 gene encoding uncharacterized protein, whose protein sequence is MVLSWLTSSLTPPIMHVVIKCISVVKAWKALQERYAPSSHNRVIQLRGELLNLRLNDLHIADFLDKINTLADQLALSVLEALLLSAETCHLTFTLSGDTHVPAITAMVVHRGCKITASGGFVRGGGRLGAPHGGPPNPTYPNAPAGSHQGCPNEGLLGAVIVSQLLLPQSSRVPSAPTAPTSWLLYFGANTHIINDLGQLTNVQEYMGTNHVNGVNGGQGYPLGGDPFIRPE